One Cydia splendana chromosome 21, ilCydSple1.2, whole genome shotgun sequence genomic region harbors:
- the LOC134801343 gene encoding uncharacterized protein LOC134801343: MFVKSVLVTVIVCVHLSKAVIDGSESNTISEPPKNISERAGRFLHKDCNSSLSAKCLKIHVLSFIEDLSSRDELPLLPGLSIVKENRTINSSTPEELAAELSRQFPGKPEEKLNRFLLHRLQDYLDGHSLKYRLLDPKTSEEAMSMSKGDPASVGRKSGGGGGLGGGGKGGGGLLAAAMMMKGALAAAALGALALLAGKALMAALMSLLLSALVGLKGHGGGGKTTYEIHAKPEVSHHHSHSHEEHHEHEHGHHGGYRRAYEPDAYSSYMPYGTSSTSS, translated from the exons ATGTTCGTGAAAAGTGTACTTGTGACTGTTATTGTGTGCGTGCATCTATCAAAAGCTGTTATAGATGGATCCGAATCTAATACGATATCCGAACCGCCGAAGAATATCTCGGAAAGAGCGGGAAGATTTTTGCATAAAGACTGTAACAGCAGTCTAAGTGCTAAATGTTTGAAAATTCATGTGCTATCCTTTATAGAGGACCTTAGCTCTCGCGATGAGCTTCCTCTTCTACCAGGGTTAAGCATTGTGAAGGAGAATAGGACTATAAACTCATCAACCCCTGAGGAATTGGCTGCGGAACTATCCAGGCAGTTTCCTGGAAAGCCAGAAGAGAAACTGAATAGGTTCTTGCTGCATCGTCTCCAAGACTATTTGGATGGGCATTCATTGAAGTACAGGCTGTTGGATCCAAAGACTTCTGAAGAAGCCATGAGTATGTCTAAAGGGGATCCGGCTTCAGTTGGGAGGAAAAGTGGGGGCGGTGGCGgtctcggcggcggcggcaaagGCGGCGGTGGCTTGCTGGCGGCCGCTATGATGATGAAAG GAGCTTTAGCAGCAGCAGCCCTTGGTGCCCTAGCCCTACTAGCAGGCAAAGCTCTCATGGCTGCCCTAATGTCCCTCCTCCTCTCCGCCCTAGTAGGCCTTAAGGGACACGGCGGAGGAGGCAAGACCACCTACGAGATCCACGCGAAACCAGAGGTCTCTCATCATCACTCGCACAGTCACGAGGAACATCACGAGCATGAACATGGACACCACGGCGGGTACAGGAGGGCATATGAACCTGATGCCTATAGCAGCTACATGCCGTATGGGACTTCGAGTACTAGCTCATAA